From Pongo pygmaeus isolate AG05252 chromosome 1, NHGRI_mPonPyg2-v2.0_pri, whole genome shotgun sequence, one genomic window encodes:
- the RBP7 gene encoding retinoid-binding protein 7 gives MPADLSGTWTLLSSDNFEGYMLALGIDFATRKIAKLLKPQKVIEQNGDSFTIHTNSSLRNYFVKFKVGEEFDEDNRGLDNRQCKSLVIWENDRLTCVQKGEKKNRGWTHWIEGDKLHLEMFCEGQVCKQTFQRA, from the exons ATGCCCGCCGACCTCAGCGGTACCTGGACCCTGCTCAGCAGCGACAACTTCGAGGGCTACATGCTGGCCCTAG gtattGACTTTGCCACTCGTAAAATAGCCAAGTTGCTGAAGCCACAGAAAGTGATTGAGCAGAATGGGGATTCTTTTACCATCCACACGAACAGCAGCCTAAGGAACTACTTTGTGAAATTTAAAGTTGGAGAAGAATTTGATGAAGATAACAGAGGCCTTGACAACAGACAATGCAag AGCTTGGTTATCTGGGAAAATGACAGGCTCACCTGTGTccagaagggagaaaagaagaacAGAGGCTGGACCCATTGGATCGAAGGAGACAAACTCCACCTG GAAATGTTCTGTGAAGGTCAAGTGTGCAAACAGACATTCCAGAGAGCCTGA